Proteins from a single region of Phycisphaeraceae bacterium D3-23:
- a CDS encoding HRDC domain-containing protein, with protein MSDPPTPKSEDKSKPGGRPAWRAYRSRHRHDQDSAAHAEDFVPTPSVDHPLVPDEKPTLITTADALADLIAALRTAGSFAYDTEFIGENTYYPHLCLIQAGTADTLALIDPFAVGDLTAWWELLADASVEKLVHAGEQDLEPVQRVLGRPAANVFDSQVAAGFAGLPYPLSLVKLVDAILDAQLDAGAKFSKWDRRPLTEQQKHYAANDVRYLPAIREALRQRLADAGNTEWARQACAELCDPGRYTPDPTKRKVKAKGVNQLAPKKRSVLHALLYWREDTARADNLPPRAMIPDEAMMQLASTLPAGPEQLRAIKFLPRPVREQYEAQMLRCIREGLAGPHKPRPKAMRYDRDEHRAIVNAMWDRVAEHCEANAIDPAVMTSKRELGRLVAARLEGQPAPNLPCTSGWRADLLGDTTAPQT; from the coding sequence CGCCGACACCGAAATCTGAAGACAAATCCAAACCCGGCGGCAGGCCGGCTTGGCGCGCCTACCGCAGCCGACACCGCCACGACCAGGACAGCGCCGCCCACGCCGAGGACTTTGTCCCCACGCCCAGTGTCGACCACCCGCTCGTGCCCGACGAGAAGCCGACGCTCATCACCACCGCCGACGCGCTCGCCGACCTGATCGCCGCGCTCCGCACCGCCGGGTCATTCGCCTACGACACCGAGTTCATCGGCGAGAACACCTACTACCCGCACCTGTGCCTGATCCAGGCCGGCACCGCCGACACGCTGGCGCTCATCGACCCCTTCGCGGTGGGCGACCTGACCGCGTGGTGGGAGCTGCTCGCCGACGCATCGGTCGAAAAACTCGTACACGCCGGGGAGCAAGACCTCGAGCCCGTGCAGCGGGTCCTCGGCCGCCCCGCCGCCAACGTGTTTGACTCGCAGGTCGCCGCCGGGTTTGCCGGGCTGCCCTACCCGCTTTCGCTGGTGAAGCTGGTCGATGCGATCCTCGATGCGCAGCTCGACGCGGGCGCGAAGTTTTCGAAGTGGGACCGCCGGCCGCTGACCGAGCAGCAGAAGCACTACGCCGCCAACGACGTGCGCTACCTGCCCGCGATCCGCGAAGCGCTGCGCCAGCGCCTGGCCGACGCGGGCAATACCGAGTGGGCCCGGCAGGCCTGTGCCGAACTGTGCGACCCCGGGCGATACACGCCGGACCCGACCAAGCGTAAGGTCAAGGCCAAGGGCGTCAACCAGCTCGCGCCCAAGAAACGCTCGGTGCTCCACGCGCTGCTCTACTGGCGCGAAGACACCGCCCGGGCCGACAACCTCCCGCCGCGCGCGATGATCCCCGACGAGGCGATGATGCAGCTGGCATCGACCCTGCCCGCCGGGCCCGAACAGCTGCGCGCGATCAAGTTCCTGCCACGGCCCGTGCGCGAGCAGTACGAAGCCCAGATGCTCAGGTGCATCCGCGAAGGCCTCGCCGGCCCGCACAAACCCAGGCCCAAAGCCATGCGCTATGACCGCGACGAGCACCGCGCGATCGTCAACGCCATGTGGGACCGTGTCGCCGAGCACTGCGAAGCCAACGCCATCGACCCGGCCGTGATGACGAGCAAGCGCGAGCTGGGCCGACTCGTCGCCGCCCGGCTGGAGGGCCAGCCGGCCCCCAACCTGCCCTGCACCTCGGGCTGGCGCGCGGACCTGCTGGGCGACACCACCGCCCCGCAAACGTAG